One part of the Denticeps clupeoides chromosome 8, fDenClu1.1, whole genome shotgun sequence genome encodes these proteins:
- the LOC114795432 gene encoding poly(rC)-binding protein 3 isoform X2: MNINEREVLTSDGGLNVTLTIRLLMHGKEVGSIIGKKGETVKKMREESGARINISDGSSPERIVTITGASEVIFKAFAMIAEKFEEDINACMINSTVTSKPPVTLRLVFPASQCGSLIGKGGSKIKEIRETTGAQVQVAGDLLPDSTERAVTVSGTPQAITQCVRHICTVMLESPPKGATIPYRPKPSTAGTVLAQPHASSAFTIPGQYAIPHQDLTKLHQLAMQHIPLTSLGQNNPTFPGLEATIATSSHELTIPNDFIGCIIGRQGSKINEIRQMSGAQIKIAGATDGSAVRHVTITGSPANISVAQYLINARLSSVVAGLSVL; encoded by the exons atgaatattaatgaaaGGGAGGTTTTGACCTCTGACGGGGGCCTGAACGTGACCCTGACAATACGGCTTCTAATGCACGGAAAG GAAGTTGGCAGCATCATAGGAAag aaaggagaaactgtcaaaaaaatgagagaagag AGTGGAGCTCGGATTAACATTTCCGATGGTTCCAGTCCAGAGCGGATTGTCACCATCACAGGTGCCTCAGAGGTTATCTTCAAAGCTTTTGCCATGATTGCTGAGAAGTTTGAAGAG GACATAAATGCCTGCATGATAAATAGCACAGTGACCAGCAAACCCCCAGTGACCCTGCGCTTGGTGTTCCCAGCCAGCCAGTGTGGCTCCCTGATTGGAAAGGGGGGCTCCAAGATCAAAGAGATCCGAGAG ACGACTGGCGCTCAGGTCCAAGTGGCAGGAGATCTGCTGCCAGATTCCACAGAGAGAGCGGTGACAGTATCTGGGACACCCCAAGCCATCACCCAGTGTGTGAGACATATCTGCACTGTAATGCTGGAG TCCCCACCCAAAGGAGCAACGATCCCTTATCGCCCAAAGCCTTCTACAGCAGGGACAGTGTTAGCACAGCCACATGCATCCTCA GCCTTCACAATTCCTGGGCAGTATGCCATTCCCCACCAAGAT TTGACCAAGCTTCACCAGTTGGCTATGCAGCATATTCCCCTTACTTCCCTTGGGCAGAACAACCCTACCTTCCCTG GTCTTGAAGCCACCATTGCTACAAGTTCCCATGAGCTGACAATTCCCAATGAT TTCATAGGCTGCATCATTGGCAGACAAGGAAGCAAAATCAATGAAATTCGCCAGATGTCAGGTGCACAGATTAAAATTGCCGGGGCCACGGACGGCTCAGCGGTGCGCCATGTAACCATTACTGGGTCCCCGGCTAATATCAGCGTGGCGCAGTACCTCATCAATGCCAG GCTGTCCTCTGTGGTAGCAGGCCTGAGTGTGCTTTAA
- the LOC114795432 gene encoding poly(rC)-binding protein 3 isoform X1 — protein MNINEREVLTSDGGLNVTLTIRLLMHGKEVGSIIGKKGETVKKMREESGARINISDGSSPERIVTITGASEVIFKAFAMIAEKFEEDINACMINSTVTSKPPVTLRLVFPASQCGSLIGKGGSKIKEIRETTGAQVQVAGDLLPDSTERAVTVSGTPQAITQCVRHICTVMLESPPKGATIPYRPKPSTAGTVLAQPHASSAFTIPGQYAIPHQDLTKLHQLAMQHIPLTSLGQNNPTFPGLEATIATSSHELTIPNDFIGCIIGRQGSKINEIRQMSGAQIKIAGATDGSAVRHVTITGSPANISVAQYLINASLEMAKLSIQAASSSAASAPVDLNMGFSQSASPASTPASMAVLAATAGAAPHATLNVHSPSTLSALPSAHYAVPVSSLLGMKTVPLLAVHAAASSGLATGLTPYTAKIPTTAGIKKSERQKFAPY, from the exons atgaatattaatgaaaGGGAGGTTTTGACCTCTGACGGGGGCCTGAACGTGACCCTGACAATACGGCTTCTAATGCACGGAAAG GAAGTTGGCAGCATCATAGGAAag aaaggagaaactgtcaaaaaaatgagagaagag AGTGGAGCTCGGATTAACATTTCCGATGGTTCCAGTCCAGAGCGGATTGTCACCATCACAGGTGCCTCAGAGGTTATCTTCAAAGCTTTTGCCATGATTGCTGAGAAGTTTGAAGAG GACATAAATGCCTGCATGATAAATAGCACAGTGACCAGCAAACCCCCAGTGACCCTGCGCTTGGTGTTCCCAGCCAGCCAGTGTGGCTCCCTGATTGGAAAGGGGGGCTCCAAGATCAAAGAGATCCGAGAG ACGACTGGCGCTCAGGTCCAAGTGGCAGGAGATCTGCTGCCAGATTCCACAGAGAGAGCGGTGACAGTATCTGGGACACCCCAAGCCATCACCCAGTGTGTGAGACATATCTGCACTGTAATGCTGGAG TCCCCACCCAAAGGAGCAACGATCCCTTATCGCCCAAAGCCTTCTACAGCAGGGACAGTGTTAGCACAGCCACATGCATCCTCA GCCTTCACAATTCCTGGGCAGTATGCCATTCCCCACCAAGAT TTGACCAAGCTTCACCAGTTGGCTATGCAGCATATTCCCCTTACTTCCCTTGGGCAGAACAACCCTACCTTCCCTG GTCTTGAAGCCACCATTGCTACAAGTTCCCATGAGCTGACAATTCCCAATGAT TTCATAGGCTGCATCATTGGCAGACAAGGAAGCAAAATCAATGAAATTCGCCAGATGTCAGGTGCACAGATTAAAATTGCCGGGGCCACGGACGGCTCAGCGGTGCGCCATGTAACCATTACTGGGTCCCCGGCTAATATCAGCGTGGCGCAGTACCTCATCAATGCCAG CTTAGAGATGGCTAAACTCAGCATCCAGGCCGCTTCCTCCTCTGCCGCCTCCGCCCCCGTTGACCTCAACATGGGCTTCTCCCAGTCTGCCTCCCCCGCCTCCACCCCCGCCTCCATGGCTGTCTTGGCTGCCACAGCCGGGGCTGCCCCCCACGCCACCCTTAACGTGCACTCCCCTTCCACCCTCTCCGCACTTCCCAGCGCCCACTACGCCGTGCCCGTCTCGAGCCTGCTTGGCATGAAAACAGTGCCCCTGCTGGCCGTGCACGCCGCAGCCTCCTCTGGCCTGGCGACAGGCCTCACCCCTTACACCGCAAAGATCCCCACCACGGCTGGCATCAAAAAATCCGAGCGGCAGAAGTTCGCTCCCTATTAA
- the LOC114795432 gene encoding poly(rC)-binding protein 3 isoform X3 codes for MNINEREVLTSDGGLNVTLTIRLLMHGKEVGSIIGKKGETVKKMREESGARINISDGSSPERIVTITGASEVIFKAFAMIAEKFEEDINACMINSTVTSKPPVTLRLVFPASQCGSLIGKGGSKIKEIRETTGAQVQVAGDLLPDSTERAVTVSGTPQAITQCVRHICTVMLESPPKGATIPYRPKPSTAGTVLAQPHASSAFTIPGQYAIPHQDVLKPPLLQVPMS; via the exons atgaatattaatgaaaGGGAGGTTTTGACCTCTGACGGGGGCCTGAACGTGACCCTGACAATACGGCTTCTAATGCACGGAAAG GAAGTTGGCAGCATCATAGGAAag aaaggagaaactgtcaaaaaaatgagagaagag AGTGGAGCTCGGATTAACATTTCCGATGGTTCCAGTCCAGAGCGGATTGTCACCATCACAGGTGCCTCAGAGGTTATCTTCAAAGCTTTTGCCATGATTGCTGAGAAGTTTGAAGAG GACATAAATGCCTGCATGATAAATAGCACAGTGACCAGCAAACCCCCAGTGACCCTGCGCTTGGTGTTCCCAGCCAGCCAGTGTGGCTCCCTGATTGGAAAGGGGGGCTCCAAGATCAAAGAGATCCGAGAG ACGACTGGCGCTCAGGTCCAAGTGGCAGGAGATCTGCTGCCAGATTCCACAGAGAGAGCGGTGACAGTATCTGGGACACCCCAAGCCATCACCCAGTGTGTGAGACATATCTGCACTGTAATGCTGGAG TCCCCACCCAAAGGAGCAACGATCCCTTATCGCCCAAAGCCTTCTACAGCAGGGACAGTGTTAGCACAGCCACATGCATCCTCA GCCTTCACAATTCCTGGGCAGTATGCCATTCCCCACCAAGAT GTCTTGAAGCCACCATTGCTACAAGTTCCCATGAGCTGA
- the vwc2 gene encoding brorin, which produces MLHSIAMTTGLLFAMWLLLVGTWGNPVVPLPEGGGRVRLERALTQAKDGALSPSAQQRLEEISHVGSLEGGRGSNRTTAGRARLSWSPQGKGQEPWGEQDSVKQTDDGPTSGPDLSLDAIDEYAYPDYRGKGCMDETGFVFAIGEKFTPGPSTCPCVCTDDGPLCAKPECPKVHPRCLRVDTSQCCPRCKEKKNYCEFRGKVYTSLEEFKVSSCEKCRCEPSGEVLCSVSACPQTECVDPEYEPDQCCPVCKSGPNCYADTAVIPAGREVKIDECTICYCTYEEGTWRIERQATCSRNECQQRCCILINRP; this is translated from the exons atgctgcaCTCTATTGCCATGACAACAGGACTTCTTTTTGCAATGTGGCTCCTGCTGGTTGGCACTTGGGGTAATCCTGTGGTCCCCTTGCCCGAGGGTGGCGGAAGGGTGCGGCTGGAGAGGGCTCTGACCCAGGCCAAGGATGGAGCACTGAGCCCCAGTGCTCAACAGCGCCTGGAGGAGATCAGTCACGTTGGCAGCCTGGAGGGAGGTCGGGGCTCCAACCGAACCACTGCTGGAAGGGCCCGGCTGAGCTGGAGTCCTCAGGGAAAGGGCCAGGAACCCTGGGGCGAACAGGACTCTGTGAAGCAGACAGATGACGGACCCACAAGCGGACCTGACCTTTCCTTGGACGCCATTGACGAGTACGCATACCCTGACTACCGGGGCAAGGGCTGCATGGATGAGACTGGTTTCGTGTTCGCCATTGGTGAAAAGTTCACCCCTGGCCCCTCCACCTGCCCCTGTGTTTGCACAGACGATGGACCCTTGTGTGCCAAACCGGAGTGTCCAAAAGTTCACCCAAGATGCCTGCGTGTGGACACCAGCCAGTGCTGCCCACGGTGCAAGGAAAAGAAGAACTACTGCGAATTTCGGGGCAAGGTCTACACATCGCTGGAGGAGTTCAAG GTCTCATCGTGTGAAAAGTGTCGCTGTGAGCCCAGTGGTGAGGTGCTGTGTTCTGTATCCGCCTGTCCACAGACCGAATGCGTAGACCCGGAATATGAACCTGACCAGTGCTGCCCAGTCTGTAAGAGTG gaCCAAACTGCTATGCGGACACTGCCGTGATTCCAGCCGGCCGCGAGGTGAAGATTGACGAGTGCACCATCTGCTACTGCACGTACGAGGAGGGAACATGGCGCATCGAGAGGCAGGCCACCTGCAGCAGGAACGAATGCCAGCAGAG gtgCTGTATTTTGATAAACAGGCCATAA